Proteins encoded together in one Pseudoalteromonas xiamenensis window:
- a CDS encoding HlyC/CorC family transporter encodes MDDISTSALFIILGVLILISGYFSGSETGIMSINRYRLKHLVKENNKAAKRVDQLLNRPDRLIGLILIGNNLVNIGASAVATVIGMRLMGDAGIVVATFALTLVILIFSEVTPKTLAALYPEKVAFPSSVVLAILLKILFPFVVAVSWITNGMLRLFGITPEQIEEHSLSKEELKTVVSESSALFPTHHQDMLTSILDLEQMKVEDVMVPRNEIIAIDINDDWKDISKQLMHAQHTRILLYRDQIDDAVGFIHARDAFRLLMSSKEQFDKSSLLRAVREIYYIPEGTPLTTQLLKFQQSKERIGIVVDEYGDIQGLVTLEDILEEVVGDFTTTQSKAPSEEIIVQEDGTVLVDGGVNVRDLNKEMNWEFPLDGPKTLSGLIVEYLEDIPDSALSLKISGYPIEVLEIKENMIKLVRIHPLNRVNATGN; translated from the coding sequence TTGGACGACATATCGACGAGCGCCTTATTTATAATCCTTGGCGTTTTGATCTTGATTTCAGGTTATTTCTCCGGCTCAGAAACCGGCATAATGTCAATTAACCGTTATCGACTAAAACATTTGGTGAAAGAAAACAACAAAGCAGCAAAGCGCGTTGATCAACTTCTAAACCGTCCTGACAGACTCATCGGTCTGATCCTTATAGGCAACAACCTTGTTAATATTGGAGCGTCGGCCGTTGCTACCGTTATTGGTATGCGATTAATGGGCGATGCGGGTATCGTTGTTGCTACTTTCGCTCTTACTCTAGTTATTCTAATTTTCTCGGAAGTAACCCCTAAAACATTAGCGGCACTCTACCCTGAAAAGGTGGCGTTTCCAAGTTCCGTGGTCCTTGCGATCTTACTGAAAATATTATTCCCATTTGTTGTTGCGGTAAGCTGGATTACAAACGGAATGTTACGTTTGTTCGGTATCACCCCAGAACAAATTGAAGAGCACAGCCTAAGTAAAGAAGAATTAAAAACGGTGGTTTCGGAATCTAGCGCGTTGTTCCCTACTCACCATCAAGACATGCTAACTTCTATCCTTGACCTTGAACAAATGAAAGTTGAAGACGTCATGGTGCCGCGCAATGAGATCATCGCTATTGACATTAACGATGACTGGAAAGACATTTCAAAACAGCTAATGCATGCTCAACACACGCGCATTCTTCTATATCGTGATCAAATTGATGATGCCGTTGGTTTTATCCACGCACGCGATGCATTCAGACTGTTAATGTCGTCGAAAGAACAATTTGATAAATCGTCGTTGCTTCGTGCCGTACGTGAAATTTACTATATTCCTGAAGGCACGCCACTTACCACGCAATTGTTAAAGTTCCAACAAAGTAAAGAACGTATTGGTATCGTTGTAGATGAATATGGTGATATTCAAGGTCTTGTTACGTTAGAGGACATACTAGAAGAAGTAGTTGGAGATTTCACCACAACGCAGTCTAAGGCGCCAAGCGAAGAGATCATCGTTCAAGAAGATGGAACTGTGTTGGTTGATGGCGGTGTTAACGTTCGAGACCTAAACAAAGAAATGAATTGGGAATTTCCTCTCGATGGTCCAAAAACATTAAGTGGTCTAATCGTAGAATATTTGGAAGACATTCCTGATTCCGCACTGAGTTTGAAAATCTCAGGCTACCCTATCGAGGTGCTTGAGATTAAAGAAAACATGATAAAACTTGTGCGTATTCATCCCTTGAATCGAGTGAATGCCACAGGCAATTAA
- a CDS encoding transglycosylase SLT domain-containing protein: MKKNFFLLPLVALMAACATAPPKQPDDICKIFEEKPDWYEDAKDAQEKWGSPKHVLMSMMYQESSFKHDAQPPMEYILWVIPIGRASSAYGYSQAKTPTWADYIRESGNSGADRDDFDDAIDFMAWFVNKTHKINGVSKWDAYAQYLNYHEGWGGYRRGTYKKKQWLMGVANRVKHRASRYSTQLKRCESDLGKSWWEIF; this comes from the coding sequence ATGAAAAAAAATTTTTTTCTCCTTCCTTTAGTCGCGCTAATGGCAGCGTGTGCTACTGCTCCCCCTAAACAACCTGATGATATTTGTAAGATTTTCGAAGAAAAGCCCGACTGGTATGAAGACGCAAAAGATGCGCAAGAAAAATGGGGTTCACCGAAACATGTTCTAATGAGCATGATGTATCAAGAAAGTTCCTTCAAACACGATGCACAGCCGCCGATGGAATACATTCTTTGGGTGATCCCAATTGGTCGCGCAAGTTCTGCATATGGCTATTCACAAGCTAAAACGCCGACTTGGGCGGACTATATCCGAGAATCAGGTAATTCAGGTGCAGACCGCGACGATTTTGATGATGCCATTGATTTCATGGCTTGGTTTGTAAACAAAACGCATAAAATCAATGGTGTGTCGAAATGGGACGCGTATGCGCAATATCTTAACTACCACGAAGGGTGGGGAGGATATCGCCGAGGCACGTATAAAAAGAAACAGTGGCTAATGGGGGTTGCGAATCGTGTAAAGCATCGTGCCAGCCGTTATAGTACCCAATTAAAGCGTTGTGAAAGCGACTTAGGTAAGAGTTGGTGGGAAATATTTTAG
- the edd gene encoding phosphogluconate dehydratase, with the protein MLHPRIKEVTERVIERSKASRQAYLERMAYAKKQTRVRAGIGCGNLAHVMAACSSSDKARLKADEQPNIAIINSYNDMLSAHVPYKDYPDLIKAVAEKYDATAQVAGGVPAMCDGVTQGRDGMELSLFSRDVIAMSTAVALSHDVFDGVLCLGVCDKIVPGLLIGSLSFGHLPVFFLPAGPMQSGIPNKEKARVRQKFAQGLVSREELLEAESASYHSAGTCTFYGTANSNQMLMEIMGLHLPGSSFINPYTELRDGLTANAVETMLQQLIDSKSANTLGDIVSEKTVINGLVGLLATGGSTNHAIHLVAMAKAAGIEINWKDMADLSEVVPLLTRIYPNGSADVNHFQAAGGMGFLMRELRDAGFLHNDVKTIVSDSLDAYTKEPRIKQDLTIMTDSTLPCKVEWVDCPATSLDAEVLRPVSDPFNKQGGLQLLTGNLGKAVIKVSAVAEQHQVVSAPAKVFSSQSALQQAFSAGELNQDFIAVVKEQGPKAKGMPELHKLTPVMATLQDQGFKVAIVTDGRMSGASGKVPAAIHLAPEAVEGGIIAKVRDGDLITLDAPKGVLKLHVSDEELAKRELEISQTGMTYGTGRELFAGFRNIVSSADLGASSFGIE; encoded by the coding sequence ATGTTGCATCCACGGATTAAAGAAGTCACAGAACGTGTCATTGAACGCAGCAAGGCGAGTCGCCAAGCCTACCTAGAACGTATGGCTTATGCTAAGAAACAAACACGAGTTCGCGCTGGCATTGGATGTGGCAACCTAGCACACGTTATGGCTGCATGTAGCAGCAGCGATAAAGCACGGCTGAAAGCCGATGAGCAACCCAATATTGCCATCATTAATTCTTACAACGATATGCTTTCTGCCCACGTGCCATATAAAGACTACCCAGATTTAATAAAAGCAGTTGCTGAAAAATACGATGCAACCGCGCAAGTTGCAGGTGGCGTGCCTGCAATGTGTGATGGCGTGACACAAGGCCGCGACGGTATGGAATTGTCTTTGTTCTCACGCGATGTCATTGCAATGTCTACCGCAGTTGCGCTATCTCACGACGTGTTTGATGGCGTTTTGTGTCTCGGAGTCTGTGACAAGATTGTCCCTGGATTGCTAATCGGTTCATTAAGCTTCGGTCATCTTCCTGTTTTCTTCTTGCCAGCAGGTCCGATGCAATCGGGTATTCCAAATAAAGAAAAAGCACGTGTTCGTCAAAAGTTCGCACAAGGTTTAGTGTCTCGAGAAGAATTACTTGAGGCAGAAAGTGCATCTTACCACAGCGCAGGCACTTGCACTTTCTACGGCACAGCAAACTCAAACCAAATGTTGATGGAGATCATGGGTCTTCATTTACCGGGTAGCTCGTTTATCAACCCTTACACGGAATTACGCGACGGTTTAACTGCCAATGCAGTAGAGACGATGTTACAGCAACTTATTGACTCTAAGTCAGCCAATACATTAGGCGATATCGTTAGTGAAAAGACGGTGATAAACGGACTCGTTGGTTTATTAGCTACAGGTGGCTCAACAAACCACGCAATTCACTTGGTGGCAATGGCGAAAGCGGCTGGTATAGAGATCAATTGGAAAGATATGGCTGACTTATCTGAAGTTGTGCCGTTGTTAACACGTATTTATCCAAACGGTTCTGCAGACGTAAACCATTTCCAAGCTGCAGGTGGAATGGGTTTCTTAATGCGAGAGCTACGTGATGCTGGTTTCCTGCACAATGATGTTAAAACAATTGTGAGTGATAGCTTAGATGCTTACACGAAGGAACCGCGCATTAAGCAAGATCTTACTATCATGACGGACAGCACATTACCTTGCAAAGTAGAGTGGGTTGATTGTCCAGCAACATCCCTAGATGCTGAAGTACTTCGCCCAGTTAGCGATCCGTTTAACAAACAAGGCGGTCTGCAATTACTAACAGGCAACTTAGGCAAAGCGGTGATTAAAGTATCTGCTGTCGCAGAACAACATCAGGTCGTCAGTGCGCCAGCCAAAGTGTTCAGCTCACAAAGTGCGTTGCAACAAGCTTTTTCTGCTGGTGAGCTGAATCAAGATTTTATTGCTGTAGTTAAAGAGCAGGGTCCTAAAGCGAAAGGGATGCCTGAGCTTCACAAGTTAACGCCAGTAATGGCGACCCTTCAGGACCAAGGTTTTAAAGTGGCTATCGTCACTGACGGACGTATGTCTGGTGCGTCAGGTAAAGTACCTGCGGCAATCCATTTAGCGCCTGAAGCGGTCGAGGGTGGCATTATCGCGAAAGTACGAGATGGTGACTTAATTACCTTGGATGCACCAAAAGGTGTATTAAAACTTCATGTTTCAGATGAAGAGTTGGCAAAACGAGAATTAGAAATAAGTCAAACCGGCATGACATATGGCACAGGCCGTGAGTTATTTGCTGGATTCAGAAACATCGTGAGCAGTGCTGATTTAGGCGCAAGCTCATTTGGTATTGAATAA
- the gshA gene encoding glutamate--cysteine ligase: MTTLTLSDALSALSQPEFVGALSGIKRGIEREALRINPDGRIAQTGHPKGSGHALTNPHITTDYSEALLEFITPVSVNAEETLGQLSDLQKFTLAQMGDEMLWPMSMPCYITSQEDIGLAQFGESNIGKMKTLYRQGLKSRYGSMMQAIAGVHFNMSFSDTLWTSLAKIEGYEGPLQPFISDRYLGLIRNFKRELWLISYLFGASPSICKSFLQGRETNLPFNKVGKGTLYLEHGTALRLGNLGYTNSAQSSLKVTYNSLCDYVKGLQSAIRTKSDLYSSIPDYRSEEPMQLNGNILQIENEFYSPIRPKRNTKAGETPTQALMRDGIEYIEVRALDVNPFVQEGISIEQIHFLDVFLTYCLLKDSPELEWDEQQATQRNLQCVVNEGRNQSIKLDDSGNSVSLREWATRIFADLEIVAKALDIAYQSSVYSKTIATMKDWVDDSSLTYSGRFVQMLKDKQMDGGAIAIDFAKQYKQQQLAGLYSVYSEEMLSVLADTSFTKAKEIEENDEKSFKAFLQDYFEKA; encoded by the coding sequence TTGACAACTTTGACACTTAGCGATGCGTTAAGCGCTCTATCGCAACCCGAATTTGTAGGTGCCTTATCAGGTATCAAAAGAGGTATCGAACGCGAGGCATTAAGGATTAATCCAGATGGTCGTATAGCCCAAACAGGTCATCCAAAAGGATCGGGTCACGCGCTGACTAATCCTCATATAACGACAGATTATTCCGAAGCACTCTTGGAGTTTATTACGCCAGTTAGCGTGAACGCAGAAGAGACACTTGGCCAACTCAGCGATTTGCAAAAGTTTACGCTTGCACAAATGGGCGATGAAATGCTTTGGCCAATGAGCATGCCTTGCTACATCACATCGCAAGAAGACATTGGACTTGCACAATTTGGTGAGTCAAATATCGGGAAAATGAAAACGTTGTATCGACAAGGTTTAAAAAGTCGTTATGGCAGTATGATGCAAGCGATAGCGGGTGTTCATTTTAACATGTCGTTTTCCGATACCTTATGGACGTCTCTTGCAAAAATCGAAGGTTATGAAGGACCTCTACAACCGTTCATTTCCGACCGTTATTTAGGGCTTATCCGTAACTTCAAACGTGAACTTTGGCTAATTAGCTATTTATTTGGTGCATCGCCTTCGATTTGCAAATCGTTTTTGCAAGGTCGTGAAACGAATTTACCTTTCAATAAAGTAGGCAAGGGCACGCTCTATCTTGAGCATGGTACGGCACTGCGACTTGGTAATTTGGGCTATACAAATAGTGCTCAATCAAGTTTGAAAGTGACATACAACTCGTTATGCGATTATGTAAAAGGGTTACAGTCTGCAATTCGAACAAAATCTGATTTGTATTCATCCATACCGGATTATCGAAGCGAAGAACCAATGCAATTAAATGGCAATATTCTTCAAATCGAAAACGAGTTCTATTCGCCGATCCGCCCCAAGCGCAATACGAAAGCGGGTGAAACGCCAACTCAAGCTTTAATGAGAGATGGTATTGAATACATTGAAGTGCGCGCACTTGACGTGAACCCTTTCGTTCAAGAGGGGATCAGCATTGAACAAATTCACTTCCTCGATGTATTTTTGACTTATTGTTTGCTTAAAGACTCTCCTGAACTTGAATGGGACGAGCAGCAAGCCACTCAGCGTAATCTTCAATGTGTCGTCAACGAAGGTCGCAATCAATCAATTAAGTTAGATGATTCCGGAAATTCTGTGTCGCTTAGAGAATGGGCAACGCGCATTTTCGCTGATTTAGAAATCGTTGCCAAAGCGCTCGATATAGCCTATCAATCGTCAGTTTATTCTAAAACAATAGCAACGATGAAAGATTGGGTTGATGACAGTTCACTGACGTATTCAGGTCGTTTTGTTCAAATGCTTAAAGACAAACAAATGGACGGTGGTGCAATAGCAATTGATTTTGCAAAACAATATAAACAACAGCAACTAGCGGGATTGTATTCTGTCTATTCTGAAGAAATGTTAAGTGTGCTTGCGGACACATCATTTACTAAAGCAAAAGAAATTGAAGAGAATGATGAGAAATCATTCAAGGCATTTTTACAGGATTACTTTGAAAAGGCATAA
- a CDS encoding cytochrome C assembly family protein, translating to MLVISLSILASIFYAFATGHVLSRLFDKQGPSQKKTLLLSTAAILVHMLVLVNSVFTTNGQDLSTVNVAMLTCWLIVVSVTAVSLKFPATLLLPVVYGFAAILLIASLFIPHHIIMHGINIDVGLVTHISLSLLAYCVLIIATLYAVQFYFIDKRLKNRDIAIVQSHLPPLMQVERQLYQLLTIGTVLLTLALAAGFVFLDGMFAREFIHKTVLSLVAWAIFSTVTFGHHFLGWRGKAVVITIMIASGIVTLAYFGSRFIQEVILLKF from the coding sequence ATGCTTGTTATAAGCCTCTCTATCCTTGCCAGTATTTTTTACGCTTTCGCGACGGGTCACGTCCTATCGCGCCTTTTTGATAAACAAGGCCCAAGTCAAAAAAAGACATTGCTACTAAGCACCGCGGCTATCTTAGTTCACATGTTGGTTCTGGTGAATTCCGTTTTTACAACTAACGGACAAGATTTAAGTACCGTTAATGTCGCAATGCTGACCTGTTGGTTAATTGTCGTCTCCGTGACAGCCGTCTCATTAAAGTTTCCAGCAACACTATTGCTGCCCGTCGTTTATGGCTTCGCCGCTATCTTACTGATTGCAAGCTTGTTTATCCCGCATCACATTATTATGCATGGCATCAATATCGATGTTGGACTGGTCACTCACATTTCACTGAGCTTATTGGCTTATTGCGTGCTAATTATTGCAACTCTCTATGCCGTGCAGTTTTACTTTATTGATAAGCGCCTCAAAAACCGAGATATTGCAATTGTACAAAGCCATCTTCCACCGTTAATGCAAGTTGAAAGACAGCTTTATCAATTGCTTACGATTGGAACTGTGTTGTTAACCCTCGCTCTGGCGGCAGGATTTGTCTTCTTGGATGGTATGTTTGCGCGAGAGTTTATCCATAAAACAGTGCTTTCGTTGGTTGCTTGGGCGATTTTCTCAACCGTTACTTTTGGACACCATTTCCTTGGCTGGCGCGGTAAAGCGGTGGTCATTACCATCATGATTGCGTCAGGAATTGTCACACTTGCCTACTTTGGCAGCAGATTCATTCAAGAAGTGATTTTATTGAAGTTTTAG
- the ffh gene encoding signal recognition particle protein, translating to MFENLQERLGKTLKNISGRGRLTEDNIKDTLREVRMALLEADVALPVVREFVKQVKERAVGVEVTKSLSPGQVFIKIVRDELEKAMGESNEELNLSTQPPAVLMMAGLQGAGKTTSVGKLAKFLKERHKKSVLVVSADVYRPAAIKQLETLASDVGVEFFPSDISQKPVDIAKGAIDHAKRKFFDVVIVDTAGRLHVDADMMDEIKDLHAAIKPIETLFVVDSMTGQDAANTAKAFDDALPLTGVILTKTDGDARGGAALSIRHITGKPIKFIGVGERTDALEPFHPDRVASRILGMGDVLSLIEEVQMKVDKDKAAKVAEKVMKGDDFTLEDFAEQLRQMKNMGGMMSLLEKLPGMNNLPDAVKGQVGDKAFNQMEAIINSMTPLERKKPDLIKGSRKKRIAAGSGTQVQEINKLLKQFMQMQKMMKKMKGKGGMMKMMRNMKGMMPPGMFGGGGPKF from the coding sequence ATGTTTGAAAATCTTCAAGAACGATTAGGTAAGACTCTCAAAAACATCAGCGGCAGGGGCCGTTTGACTGAGGACAACATCAAAGACACGCTGCGTGAAGTACGTATGGCGTTGTTGGAAGCGGATGTTGCATTACCCGTTGTTCGTGAATTCGTAAAACAAGTAAAAGAACGAGCCGTCGGCGTTGAAGTAACAAAAAGTTTGAGTCCAGGTCAGGTCTTTATCAAAATCGTTCGTGACGAGCTTGAAAAGGCAATGGGTGAATCAAACGAAGAACTAAACTTGAGCACACAGCCACCTGCTGTGTTAATGATGGCCGGTCTACAAGGTGCGGGTAAAACCACAAGCGTTGGTAAACTTGCGAAATTTTTAAAAGAAAGACACAAAAAATCAGTTTTAGTGGTATCTGCGGACGTATACCGTCCAGCGGCAATCAAACAGCTTGAAACGCTTGCATCGGATGTCGGTGTGGAGTTTTTCCCAAGTGATATTTCGCAAAAGCCAGTTGATATTGCGAAAGGTGCTATTGATCATGCTAAGCGTAAATTCTTTGATGTAGTGATAGTAGATACTGCAGGTCGTTTACACGTCGACGCTGACATGATGGACGAGATCAAAGATTTACATGCCGCTATTAAGCCTATTGAAACATTGTTTGTGGTTGACTCCATGACAGGTCAAGATGCGGCAAATACAGCAAAAGCGTTTGATGATGCTTTACCACTCACAGGCGTAATTCTAACTAAGACCGATGGTGATGCGCGCGGTGGTGCTGCGCTGTCTATTCGTCATATCACAGGCAAACCGATCAAATTTATCGGTGTCGGTGAACGTACTGACGCACTTGAACCTTTCCACCCAGACCGCGTAGCTTCACGAATTTTGGGCATGGGCGATGTGTTATCGCTTATCGAAGAAGTTCAAATGAAGGTGGACAAGGATAAAGCGGCTAAAGTGGCAGAGAAAGTCATGAAAGGCGATGACTTTACGCTTGAAGACTTTGCAGAGCAGCTACGCCAAATGAAGAACATGGGTGGTATGATGTCATTGCTTGAGAAATTGCCAGGCATGAACAATTTACCAGATGCAGTGAAAGGCCAAGTTGGTGATAAAGCGTTCAATCAAATGGAAGCAATCATTAACTCGATGACACCGCTTGAGCGCAAAAAGCCTGATTTAATCAAAGGCTCACGCAAAAAACGTATTGCTGCGGGCTCAGGCACTCAAGTTCAAGAAATCAATAAGTTGCTGAAGCAATTTATGCAGATGCAAAAAATGATGAAGAAAATGAAAGGGAAAGGCGGCATGATGAAAATGATGCGCAATATGAAAGGTATGATGCCTCCTGGTATGTTTGGTGGTGGTGGCCCTAAATTTTAA
- a CDS encoding alpha/beta hydrolase-fold protein — MSIRTLMLLALLLNCFIRVEALEPSIGPKVTYHQIQSKQMASPLRLKMVLPNSYHDKPTRHYPLLLTLAGESQINSVIAQVDWLSHVSFGPMPEVILVQLPQLNTSDAIAKKVVVEEILPHLKTQFRLAPFTLIEGFSTSGVTALGYFAEFPTIFQATIVSSPAFGLKNNAWLEELIAKLTANLGERYLYVSKSGFSDDAASYEQLKASFTHVSNAHFADLSQQNYLSTSLIGFEQGVKMLFEVREINNFEPFAREGLRSVLEYHKMLHKRFGFQISDTDNLMGLAGYYFNHKQITNANQVYEYMKARDENNVLIQVRHGQALLENDLVDLAKEVFSSALKLAQAQNNTEAVEFIQRHLERL; from the coding sequence ATGTCTATTCGTACCCTGATGTTACTTGCTCTGCTGTTAAATTGCTTCATTCGCGTGGAAGCACTTGAACCCTCCATAGGCCCTAAAGTGACCTACCATCAAATTCAGTCGAAGCAAATGGCATCGCCACTGAGATTAAAAATGGTGCTACCCAACAGTTACCATGATAAGCCGACACGTCACTATCCGTTATTGTTAACTCTTGCAGGTGAAAGTCAGATAAATTCTGTCATTGCCCAAGTGGACTGGTTAAGTCATGTCAGTTTTGGTCCTATGCCAGAGGTGATACTTGTTCAGCTACCACAACTAAACACTTCCGATGCGATTGCAAAAAAAGTTGTTGTTGAGGAAATATTGCCTCATTTAAAGACCCAGTTTCGTCTAGCGCCTTTTACTTTGATAGAAGGGTTCTCAACCTCAGGTGTCACTGCACTGGGCTACTTCGCAGAATTTCCAACGATCTTTCAGGCAACGATAGTATCGAGTCCCGCATTTGGACTAAAAAACAATGCATGGTTGGAGGAGTTAATCGCGAAGTTAACAGCAAATTTGGGTGAGCGTTACTTATACGTAAGTAAAAGTGGGTTTAGCGACGACGCAGCGAGTTATGAACAATTAAAGGCATCATTTACTCATGTTTCAAATGCTCATTTTGCTGATTTGAGTCAGCAAAATTACTTGTCAACAAGCCTCATTGGCTTTGAACAAGGCGTTAAAATGCTTTTTGAAGTACGCGAAATTAACAACTTTGAACCATTTGCTCGAGAAGGACTTAGGAGCGTGCTCGAATATCATAAAATGTTACATAAACGTTTTGGTTTTCAAATATCGGATACGGATAACTTAATGGGATTGGCAGGTTACTATTTCAACCATAAGCAAATAACCAACGCAAACCAAGTTTATGAGTATATGAAGGCACGGGATGAAAATAACGTTTTGATTCAAGTTAGACATGGGCAAGCATTACTTGAAAACGATCTGGTTGACCTGGCAAAAGAGGTATTTTCCAGCGCTTTAAAACTCGCGCAAGCGCAAAATAACACCGAAGCGGTGGAGTTTATTCAACGCCATCTTGAACGTCTTTGA
- a CDS encoding winged helix-turn-helix domain-containing protein, translating to MRFHINERLVDVKTGEIFYGDSRTILEPKVRNVLTALVNAEGSVLTYQDLIEIVWADTVVEPNALQRCVTHLRKALGDDGKTIIETFPKLGYRLNPTRLSSAPRQYTRVAITISVILVIAVAFFIGTTFEKHTSPLSVEAIESLTFESLYQRGASLDQNSLIYIEQNNDTHHLVLKNIDTQKKRILYSSHQFYGGTSLNAEGSLILFSEVQFVNKVKCAQVRIYSLHNHKSRVVVPCTNNFNHGAKWLNNDQFIYLKTSKSEQNSIFAYDFSTQKSVQIDLTHQAHLDQINNLNVSNGQILLGGTDNQGQTGIWLGRLENISFVMTTFYPSPYAQSAASNAVINRKGMVFQTHEHKLFRYINAENNAQNVVIPRMEKLDLIAALDNNTFLAQASINPWQINERQWNTEQYFDKQLFSTPYSQTMGQYSPNDDSIAFISTRSGQHQIWLSRNGELRQLTSKQPVSSFLWQADGKGLWFISNKNLYEFDLSTYKIRNITSPAVDTLMQHSAKGWLLMRHAETYEPIQLALDSFATKPLINAKVGWAQLTERNQLIFNPKGIGKLMVSSLDKPSSPPTELFSDITIQSRYYLRSEHLYTQDKAARIWAINTENFSREKIATFDENALFATDVKTAPLKMLSDNYAPKRSDIVKLVIKDVQDGVE from the coding sequence TTGCGTTTTCATATAAACGAGCGTTTGGTCGACGTAAAAACTGGTGAGATTTTTTATGGTGATTCGCGGACAATCTTAGAACCTAAAGTCCGAAATGTCTTGACTGCTCTAGTCAATGCAGAGGGTTCTGTTTTAACTTACCAAGATCTGATTGAGATCGTTTGGGCAGATACCGTGGTTGAACCCAATGCGCTTCAACGCTGTGTTACGCATTTAAGAAAAGCACTCGGCGATGACGGCAAGACGATTATCGAGACGTTTCCGAAATTAGGCTATCGACTGAATCCAACACGTTTATCCTCTGCGCCAAGGCAATATACTCGAGTTGCCATTACGATTAGCGTAATACTTGTAATTGCGGTTGCTTTTTTTATCGGCACAACATTCGAAAAGCACACCTCCCCACTTTCTGTTGAAGCAATCGAATCACTGACCTTTGAGAGCCTATATCAACGGGGAGCGAGTTTGGACCAAAATTCACTTATTTATATTGAACAAAACAATGATACACATCACCTAGTTTTGAAAAATATCGATACCCAGAAAAAACGAATTTTGTATTCATCTCACCAATTTTATGGTGGAACCTCTTTGAATGCAGAAGGTAGCTTAATACTCTTTTCAGAGGTTCAATTCGTCAACAAGGTCAAATGTGCTCAAGTAAGAATATATTCCCTTCACAACCATAAATCTCGCGTTGTCGTCCCGTGTACGAACAACTTTAACCATGGCGCGAAATGGCTCAATAACGACCAATTTATTTATCTTAAAACCAGCAAATCCGAACAAAATTCCATTTTTGCGTATGATTTTTCGACGCAAAAATCAGTTCAAATTGACCTAACACACCAAGCTCATCTTGACCAAATCAACAACCTAAACGTCTCGAACGGCCAAATTCTGCTGGGCGGAACCGATAACCAAGGCCAAACGGGAATTTGGTTAGGCCGTCTTGAAAACATATCATTCGTAATGACGACCTTTTATCCTTCTCCCTATGCTCAATCAGCCGCTTCCAATGCTGTTATAAACCGCAAAGGCATGGTATTTCAAACTCATGAGCATAAACTTTTCCGCTACATTAACGCTGAAAATAACGCACAAAACGTCGTAATTCCCAGAATGGAAAAGTTGGACCTTATCGCAGCGTTAGATAACAACACATTCTTAGCTCAGGCCAGTATCAATCCTTGGCAAATCAACGAACGGCAATGGAATACAGAGCAATACTTCGACAAGCAACTCTTCTCAACGCCGTATTCTCAAACTATGGGGCAATACAGTCCTAACGACGATAGCATTGCCTTTATTTCCACGCGTTCGGGACAACATCAAATTTGGCTCAGCAGGAATGGCGAACTCAGGCAACTCACTAGTAAACAACCTGTGTCCAGTTTTTTATGGCAAGCAGATGGTAAAGGTCTTTGGTTTATATCGAATAAAAATCTCTATGAATTTGATCTGAGTACGTACAAAATAAGAAATATAACCAGCCCTGCGGTAGATACCTTGATGCAGCATAGCGCGAAGGGCTGGTTGTTAATGAGACATGCCGAAACCTATGAACCAATCCAATTAGCGCTAGACTCTTTCGCTACAAAACCCTTAATAAACGCTAAAGTTGGGTGGGCGCAATTGACTGAACGTAATCAACTCATTTTCAATCCAAAAGGGATCGGGAAACTAATGGTTTCATCGCTTGATAAACCTAGTAGCCCACCCACTGAATTATTTTCAGATATCACCATACAATCTAGATATTACTTACGTAGCGAGCATCTCTATACTCAAGACAAAGCTGCTCGCATTTGGGCGATAAATACCGAGAATTTCAGTCGCGAAAAAATAGCAACGTTCGACGAAAATGCGCTTTTTGCCACAGACGTGAAAACTGCTCCACTTAAAATGCTGTCTGATAACTACGCTCCCAAGCGTTCGGACATAGTAAAATTGGTCATCAAAGACGTTCAAGATGGCGTTGAATAA